The nucleotide sequence CAGCACACTTCCATTCTGGAGGGCTAAGGCAGAGCTGCAATCTCCCCCTTgactaagatattttatgtttaccATGTTGCCAGGCAAAGAATCCAAGGAGGTTTTTTTCTCCTATGCTTTTTTTGCTTCCTGGTTTGAATCacctgagatggctcagcaggtgaaggtgctgCCACCAAGCTGCCTACCCGAGTTCTATCCCTGCCCAGGGACggagaaagaaccaactcccacaagtatGTAATGGCGCTCGTGGTCTCGCTGTCACAAATAATAACGTAATTTAAAAATGCCTCCGAGGGAGGCTCATCTTGTCACGCGTGTCCAACCTGCCTCTGAGGTTCACGGCCTCTCCGGCTCCGCCAGTGTCACCAGGTCTCACCAATCACAGTAAAAGACAGGCCCGTGACCTGTTCTGAGCCCGTCAGGCAGGGCAGGGTGTTCACCGACATACTTTATGTCAGCGTGCAAAGGGCTGAAagcaacctttaaaaaaaatacttctgaaGGCAGCAACATAGATTCATGTGTGATGCTCCAGACCACAAAACACCAAACTTtaattttgaataatttattattCTAACAAAAGTATAAAGTATGGAAAATTAGTGTATCTGAATCATTTCAGAAAGTAGAGAAAGATTCCTCCTAGCAGGCTTCGGTTCTTAGCACCTTTGAAAAGATAAGAGTTAAGACAAGAGGCGCTACCAGCCTCAGGTGACAGCTGGTGGCTCATCTGCCTGACGCCGTGCGGGTCTGTGACGGTGGagtcatttggttttttttttttctctacgtTTCGAGTGCCACAAAACACAAAGAGGAGGAAGACGTTCACGCAATCCCTAGCTGGTGTTAAGATGAAGGGGAAATGTTGAGACACCGGAGGCGGCAGGCTGGCGAGGTCAGATGGACAGGCCGAAGGCACTGACGATACAGTACATGGTCTTGTTCTCCCATCGGACTGTGCAGCTCCCTGcagggaagacacacagagaaagtgacTTCATTTACAGATAAATGGGCAAGTGTCTGCAGGATGTTTGGGTAGGGGCTCACTATGCAATCCAGGGTGgtctcggagatctgcctgcctctgtctctctagatctgggattcaaggtgtgcacctctATGCCATGCGGTGATAACTTTTACAGAGATGCACGGAGAATGTGAGTCATCTAAGCATGCACTTCACAGAACACTGCTCTGGACCACAGAGCTATGGAAAAGTTGAGGACCAATGGGCATAACATTTCCCAAGAGGGCGAGAATCCTACCGTCAGTAGAGCTGTCCCAGAAGCAGGAACTCGCGGTGTGTAACCCAGCCCCATTCTTCTGCATGATTACACAGGTCACTTAAATTAAACAAACTTGTGTTAGAAACCTTGGCAACATGAGTTCACTTTGCCTGCTTTAAATGTAGGTAGATCACACGGCTGATGTTCCTAAATTATAGATACTGCCTACCTATGTTTCCTTTATCTTAACATCTAAAAGTGTCTGACCAGAAATCCTGTAAATGCCTGTTTGACAGAAGTCCTGCAACAGTGCCATCAGCCTGATGGCGAAGTGCAGGGTTCATTCACTACACAGGAGACCTGGCCCTGAAGTTCAGGAACTTTCTTTGAGCTTAGGCAACAAATTGCTATACCTCTGATCAGTGTTTAAAGAATGGTATCAAAACACACAAGAGAAGATCCATTACCGATGTATTTAAATGGCTTTCCCAGCTTGGTGAGTTGGCTCAGAGTCTGCTCCACAACATTTGTGGTCCACTGATTGACTTTGCTGTGCTGGTAGGCATTGCCGCCGATGGCACTTTCTATAGCCTAGGGAAGAGGCACAGAGGTCACGGACGGAGTCCAGATACCACACCCTCCAGTCAACCGACATGGCCCGCTGTCCACCTAGCAGCTAAAGACAGACCCGGGGAAGACACGAGCTTATGCTTAAGCTCGGGGCTCCTTTGCATGCGTGGTTTCCTTCAGCATCACACTGCGTTCCAGTTATGTTTACACTGGCTGAAGATCTGTGTTTTACAGAATCTGTCAAACGTGTTCAACATTTTGACTAAACAAACAGATTGACTGTTCAGCTACTGCTAATATTCTAGATAAGCAGCACTTTTTCTTATAGAggttgaaaaacattttattttgccaATTTCTTTATAAAGTATACCAGACATTTTTATCAAACCATAAAATACGCAATCTAGTAGTGTATGTCAGATGACATTTTACTGGCTGTATAGCTGGCAAT is from Microtus pennsylvanicus isolate mMicPen1 chromosome 1, mMicPen1.hap1, whole genome shotgun sequence and encodes:
- the Dynlt1 gene encoding dynein light chain Tctex-type 1 isoform X2 — translated: MEDFQASEETAFVVDEVSNIVKEAIESAIGGNAYQHSKVNQWTTNVVEQTLSQLTKLGKPFKYIEEWGWVTHREFLLLGQLY
- the Dynlt1 gene encoding dynein light chain Tctex-type 1 isoform X1, with the translated sequence MEDFQASEETAFVVDEVSNIVKEAIESAIGGNAYQHSKVNQWTTNVVEQTLSQLTKLGKPFKYIVTCVIMQKNGAGLHTASSCFWDSSTDGSCTVRWENKTMYCIVSAFGLSI